TGCTTGGCGGATATCGAGGGAGCATCGGAAGGCGCCGCTCCAGATCTCCGCGGGGCAAAGTCAAAACCGTCTGCATGAAGACCCTCTTCGTTCATGGCCTTCCACTCTTTCCGTCGTCTGCTGAGGCCGGTTCCCCAGGCGGCGGCCTAGGCGTATCTGCTCGTCTTCGAGTAAGAATGAGATGCTCGTCTCGGCCGATCGCCGGGGAGCTAGGCGCTGATGATGTTGATGGCTACCATGGACTTCCGGCACAACAAATAGCGGTCTTCATTGACCGTTGAGCGCACGACTGGCAGGTCGGGCGCAGTGCTCGAGAAGATCGAAAAGAAGCCACAAATCCGAACGTCTATCGTGTCGGATCATTGCACGCGCCTCCGGGGAGTGCAATAGGAGGTCCGGCGTCAATAAACACGATGACCGGACTGGAATATGACGACACCCCTGCCTCCCCGGCGCATAGGCCGCCCTCGCAAAATCGTTCAAGACGAAGCTCGAGCAGCGGAACTTCTGGCGGAACTGGTGGATGCGGAAGTGAAGATCAGGTCCCTGACCGATCGCCGTTTCAACCTCGTGGTCGAAGCGAGTGAGCTTGGGGTGACCGTCGAGAAGATCGGCAGCACGATCGGAACGAGTCAGTCAACGGTTTCGAAGTGGATACGGTCAGCGAAAGCTCAGACGGAGTAAATGCTCCAAAATAGCTGTTGGCAGTAGCGACTTATCGCGTTAGGTTCTTTGCGTGATTCCTCTAACAGTCGCGACTACCCAGCCCATTTACGACGTCATGAGAGCGTTCAGTCCTGATCGCGGCTTTCCAGGTGCCCCGCCTCATCGTCCGAGCTTCGAAGTGGCGCACGTTGTTGGTGAACTTGGCATGGCTCATCGCTTCGCCAGCTCAGGCCTGAAGAACGATGGCTGAGGAGTCACCGCCGTCTCCTGCAGGTCTGGGTTTCAAGGCCCCGGTCGGTATTCCACCCCGCAACAAGCGCTCGCTGTCGTGGCCGGCTTTACCGGTCGAGGAGCTACGAACCGGAGCGTGGGTTCAGTTTCGTCCCAAGAGGGACACCTCGATAAGCAAGCCACTGACCGACTTACAGGCGAGCGATCTCCTGGACGTCTACCCGGCTAGAGAGCCGGCCAACTACAGAGGCCGCCGGCCCACCACGGGCGCCTTCTGGTCATCCACGATGCAAGACATCGTTCTCTACGAGTCGCTCCTCGAGCGTGAAACCGTCATGATGGCGGACTTTGACCCTCGGATACTTCACGTCATTTCGCAGCCCTTTCGGCTGACGGCACTCGTGGGTGGCAAAGTCAGAACCCACACGCCGGACTATGCGCTCTTAGGAATCGACGCGGCCGTCGACGTCCTGAACTGCAAACCCGAACACCTATTGACCGATCCAAAGGTCGAGGAACTCCACGCCTGGGTGCACAGAGCAATAACCCAGGCTGGCCTTCGCCATCGAGTCGTATCGGAGTTACCGCAGCCAAGATCGACAAATCTGGCCTTCTTGTCGCACATGCGCAATCCCCGCTGGCGCGCGGGTCTCCCGCTTGACGTAGTCGCCGCTGCAGCGGAAAGGCCTGTGACCATCGATGCTCTCGTAAACGCGATGGCTCCCGACCTTGCTCCCGAAATATCACTGTCCTGTGTCAGAGCCCTCCTATGGCTGCAGATTCTGGTGACAGATCTCGACACTGCCTTGTCCGGGGCCTCCATGGTCAGGCTTTCCGATGCCTGACGCGCTTGCGCTGATCATTGCGATCGGAAGCACGGTCGTGCACCGCGGCCAGAACTGGAAGATTGAGTCGCTCAGCCAAGGCAAGGCGGTCATCACTCGACGCAGCAAGATGCCCGTGGAGATGGATCTCGGTGAGCTCGTAGCTGCTCAGCCGCAGGAACACCGGACAGCAGCAGCTCGTCGCTTGAGATACGCCCAGAGCTTCACGACGTTCGACATGATGCCCGCAGACGTCCAATCAGCTGCAGCCGATCGGGCCGGGCACATCCGTGAACTCGAAACCGGCTACCGGTCGGGAACAGCCGCTGTTGCCCTGGCCCACGAACCGCGCGACGAATACAACCCGTCTCTTGTACCGCAGCTCGGCAAACGGCAAGCCGCAAAGGCCACTGAACTCGGTATCTCACAACGCTCGGTACGCGCCTGGTGTGACGAGTTCCGCAAGGGCGGAGAAACAGCTCTCACTCGCCAATCCCGATTTCGGCCTCGAGTGTCATTCCCGAGTGTTGATCCCCGTCTCATCGCCGAAGTCAGAGCAATTGTGGCCGAGGCAAAAACGGAGACGCGACCCGTGACAAGCGTGTTGATCGCGGCCGCCTTCGCGAATCTTCCCGACGTTCCCAGGCCGTCGATGCCGACCATGTATCGCCTCGTGAACGAGTGCCAGAGTGGTTCCGGGATGCAAGCCGGCATCTCCAAGACGAGGGCAAGCATCAACGCCCGCCCGTCAAAGCGGAACAACCACCGACATCTGATCTACCCAGGCCAGGTAGTCCAGCTGGACACCACCGTTCTCGATGTCTTCTGCGTCGATCCCGATGGTGGCCAACCGTTCCGCCCTGAGCTGACTGTCGCGATCGACCAGTACACCCGATGCATCCTGGCAATGGTCATCGCCCGAACCACCACATCGGCGCACGTCGCGAGCCTCATAGCCGAGATCCTTCAGCCGAAGCCGCTCGACCCCGCTTGGCCGGGCAATCCTGTCTGGCCCTATCACGGTGTGCCAGGTGCCGTGCTCTACACAGCTCACGATGAGCAGCAGCCGCGATTTGGGCCCGTGGTCACGCCCGAGACGATCGTTGTCGACAACGGCAAAGTCTTCACCGGGAAAGAGCTGAAACGTCTCGCCGCTCTGATCGGTTTCAGCCTCGAACCGACCCGACCCGCCAGCGGTTTCTCAAAGGCGCAAGTGGAGCGCTTCTTCGGAACCATGACCCGCGGAGCTCTTGCGCCCCTCCGCGGATATGTGGGCGGTGGGACAGAATCCACCCTCGGAGACCCTGCCTCCCAAGCCTTTTTCACCCCGACCGAAGTCCTCGGATATCTGCGTCAATGGGTAGCGACCAATTACCACTTGACACCGCAGAAAGACCTCTACCCGCCAAACAACGAATTTGGCGGCCGATCGCCTTTTCAGATGTATGACGTGGGCATAGCCACCAGCGGCTTCGTCCGCGCTCCCGCCGACGTCAACCTTCGCTTCCAGATCCTTCCTTCGCAGCTGAGGGACATCCGGCACGGACCCATTCGTCTCAATAACCGGAAGTACAACGCCCCAGTCTTACGCGACTTCGCAGGCCGGAAAAGCGCCTACCCGGGAGGTAAATGGCCCATCCACTGGGACACCAACGACATCAAAACCGTCTGGCTCCAAGACGACGACCACAACTTCCATCCCGTGCCCTGGACCGAGGGCGTGGACCTCCCCGCACCGTTCTCCGACATCGCTCGCAAAATAGTCGATGAGCAGCGCCGCTCCGTGCTCAGCGACCTGCAAACCAGGACGGAAGGCCAGACGGACCTCCTCAAGTTCAACCGGTACGCCACCGACAACGTTTACCCGTCTCCGAAGCCCAAGAAGACCAAGAAGGCGACAACAAAGCGGCACGTCGAGGCCGCCGCAGACTTCACGATCGCAAAGGGCAAGAACGCCGTCGAGACACTCCAGCACAGTGGCGTCGGCAAGGAGGAGCAGCCGCTTCCTCCGGGATTTGACCACGTCTCTGGCTACCAGACGGGCTCTAAGACGCGATGACGTATTTAGCAAGCGCCCGGTTGAGCCTTCCTCCCGACCCCCGTACCCACACTGACTGGGTTCGACACGCGAATATTCGTCGAGTCGAACCGAAGCGGCTCACCGCCGAGCAATTCGGCAAACTCACTCGCGTGCAGGCCGAGAAGTGGAACAAGGAGCGCGCCTTGTTTCACGCCAACCCGCCGTTCGTCCACACCCCGCAAGCGGACCTGCTTCTCGAAGCCATGGATTTTCTCGTGACGTCCAACCACCAGGCGATCGACGAGGCGAAGCCGGCGCTCCTGTTGGACGGTCGAGCCGGTCAAGGAAAAAGCGCTGTCATGCGTCACTACCTGCACAGCTTTCACAAGGAGCAAGCCGAGCTGCGGCAGCGTGTTCAAGCCCCAGCGCGCGGGAGCCGCCCCATCGACGTCGTGCACATCTCTATGCGCTCAGCAACGAACGAGCGAGGTCTGGCAGAGCGGCTCAGGGACTTCCTCGAGCTACCCCCCTTCAAAACCAACGAACGCGCCATGACGAATGCCGTCATCGACGCCCTGTTTGCCTGCAACGTCAAGATCGTCGCCATCGATGAACTGCACTTCATGGGCCGCTCGGTGGCCGCAGGGCACCGAATGAGCAACTACCTGAAAGACCTTCTCAACCAATCCCCCTGCACCTTCTTCTTCGCCGGCAACGACGTACTGGGAAGCGAAATCTTCCGCAAGAACGGTCAACCCGATGCTGCAGGCGAACAGTTCCTCAGCCTCGTGCAGCCGCATGCCGTCCGCCCATTCGCCATCGGCGACCGCAACCCCGAATGGATGCGCACCCTCGCCGCTATCGAAGGCAACCTCCGCCTCACCCGCCAGCAGGATGGCGACCTCTTCTACCGGTGTGCAGACGTCGTGTGGGCCCTCACCTCCGGAAGCTGGCGGAGCCTGGCACAACTCATAAACCAGGCCTGTGCTCGAGCCATCGCCACAGGGGAAGAGCGACTTACCCCAGAGCTCCTTCTCAAGATCCCCCTGAACGCCCTCTCGGCTACCCAGTCCCCAAAGCTCCTCGCCACCCTCGGCGACGGAACCTGGACGTCCCTCCCCGAACCCGCAAATGCCTAGGGTGCTCCACCTGGCAATAGTTGTCTGGCCGGAAGAGGGGGAGTCCTTCCAAAGCTGGATCAGACGGTATAGCTCACGACTCAAAGTCAGCGCCTTGCAGCTCTACCAGTGCTTCGCTTTCACTCAAGACGAAACGCGTCTTGTAGCCAGCACGCATGGGTTCAAATTCACCGCGGGCATTCTCAAGAAGCTCAGCGAGGCGACAGCCATCCCCGCTGATGTTCTTCGTGCGACGGCATTCGACAGGTTCGACCACATGCCGTCCCTGGAATTCGACGAAGACAACCGCCTGAAGAGGCTTCGAAACTGGGTAAAAGGCACCCACTCTCGCTACTGCCCACAGTGTCTCAGCGAGTCAGGTGGGGCATTTCAATTGACGTGGCAGTTGGGATGGACCTTTGTCTGCACGAGGCATCACTCGGTTCTGCAGGACTGGTGCTGGTCCTGCCAGGGGCCAATATCCGTGATGGCTCCTCCGGGACTGGTCTCACCGGCATCATCATTTTGCTTCCGGGAACTCGAAGCGGGCGAAAACAAACGACGCGAGCGTTGCGACGCCGACCTGACAGAAGGACACGCAGAACCCCTCCCGGTTGACCATCCGGTCGTCCAGGCTCAAATTTTCGTGAGCGCCTTCTTCGAGCAGGGCAACGTGCCCGATCAACGCCTCGACATCTCTGATCTCAGGGCCATGTGCCTTGCAGTTCTCGCGGTGACCGATCGGGCTGCTCTCGAGCAAGCTGCCAACCTGAGCTCAGGAGAACTGGCTGGCCTTGAACCGGACAGCAGAAGGGTTGGTGCCGTCGTCCCAAGCGACGCTCTCTTCTTCGGAGCTCTCATCTGCGCCGCAAAACCACTTCTCACTGGGACTGAAAAGGCCGAGTTTCGCCTCCTTCGGGAACTCGTGTTCAGCAAGACAGGCAAGGGGTCCGCGACTGCGTGGTGGAAGAACGGACCGACCGAGGTCATCAACACTTTCGGTGGATCTGAGCACACACGCAGGAGAATCGCTCATGCCATTGACGCCGATCTGACATCACGGCAACGCATCTGGTTCGCCAGCGCGACCCCTGCCAGCAGCGAGACCGCCGTAGCGGGAGTCGACCTTCCCGACACCCTCTGGGGTGAGTGGTTATATGCCCTCAACCCTGGCGGCCCCCGCCGAATCAACGAAGTGCGGCGCACCCTCGACGCAACGGTGAAGCAGTACGGCGGCGCCTACAAAGCGGGGCGTCCAGAGGAAGGCGGTTTTGCTGCCGCCGAGAAACAAGACACAGCGGCCGACATCAGTTCACTAATCCTTGCGGACAATTCGGGAAGCAGCGGGGACTTCATCGAGGCGATCGCTTATCTCTTCGATGCAGCTGGCAAGACACGCCCGCGGTTGAGTTACAACATCCGTAAGAGTCTGGTCAGAGCGGAAGACCCGAACTTCTTCCCGTTAGAACACTTGGTCGCCCTGCGAAAAAGCGTGGGAGCTCGTGTGGATGTCGCTCCCCGGTACAGTCAGGCCCGGGCTTATGCCTACGAGCGCCTCACAGGGTCCTACCTCGACCTCATGCCACAGAGAATGCGCCGCATCGACGGTCTGACCTATCGTCGCCCCCACATGACCGACTTCCTTCTAGGTCTCAGCGCACAGCTCAAGGAAGCCATAGATCACTACCTCGGGCTCATCCTCGAGGAGGCCGATCTAGAAGCTCCGATCCATGAAATGCCCGCCTTAGACCTACTGCCCACCCGACTGCAACCAGGCGGCCGAATCGACGAGCTCAATCTGAAGTCCTTTCACGAGCTTCTCGAGCGCGGCGTACGGACAGTCGTGGGACTTGGACGGTCGGCTGGCATCTCAGCGGAGACGGTCCCGCTTGTCGCCGCTGCTCGTCCACCGCACTACCGCAGTCAGCATTCATCTACGGCCGATTGGGCGGGACTGCGTCGGGACATTCGCGCGAGCCACGTCGTCAGACACCCCTGCGCGTCGCGAAGCAGGATTTGAGCGACTAGCGGGGCCTTGGTGCGACGCTAGGACGTCTCGCCCTCGACGACTCGGAGGGCGAGGTGGAGATCGGATGCCTCGACCGCATCACCGGTGATGGCGGAGAGGAATCCGGCCACGGTGAGGTGGGCGGCCTCTGAGGCGGGGTAGTCGATGGTGGTGAGACGGGGCACGACGACTTGGGAGATGGGCGTGTTGTCCATACCGATCAGCGCGATCTCTTCCGGGACCTGGCGCCCGCGGATGGTGGCAGCTGAGAGCAGCGCTGTCGCGATGTCGTCGTTGTAGCAGGCGATCGCGACCGGTGCCGGGGCTAGAGAGTCCAGCGCGGCCAGGGCCTCATCCCTGTTGACGCCTAGCTTCAGGATGGTCGGCGAGGGCAGGCCTTGAGCTTGGCACTCGTCGCGGACGCCCGATTCACGTTCGTCGCCGAAGACGTCCTGACGGGCGTCGAGGAGGCGGGCGAAAGCGACTTGACGGTGCCCTCGTTCTGTGAGGTATCGGACTTGAAGCCGTCCAATGTCGTAATTAGTTCCACTGTGGCTGTCGAGTGGGGACGAGGCGATGAACTGCACGCCGCGCGAGCGCATGATCTCCTGCTCCTTGACCGAGAAGGGCATGAAGGACAGAACCCCTCTGGGGTTGGCCGTCGAGATGAGCCGGTCGAACATCTCAGGCGAGGGGGTCGAGAACCTCAGCAGCAGCGTCAGCCCATGCTCGGCGAGTTCCTCAGTCGCCTTCTCGAGGATGTCCTGCAGGTTCACGCCGAAGGTCGTGTTGGGGATCAGTGCGACCACGAGGTCACTCGTTCCCCGCACGAGGCTGCGAGCGGCAGCCGATGGCTGGTACTTCAGCTCCCGCGCGGCCTGTTCAACCTTCTCGCGCGTAGCCACTGCGAACTTGCCGCCGCGTCCATTGAGGATCTCGCTGACCGTCGAACGAGACACGCCAGCGTGGAGAGCCACATCGCGACTGGTGGTGACCACGAACTCCCCTTCTCTGGCCTCTGTCTGTCCCAAGCGTACTGGCGACGAGTGCCGCCAACGCGATTTGCTACGTGACAACTGGCTTCTTCATCTGTATTGTCGCGTAACAACACCCGCCGAGCCCCCCATCGGCGTGTAGATCTGGCCGAGCCTCCTGTTCGGCGTTCACGACAATGGAGTTCTGATCTATGTCCGGAAAACTCTCTGACGACGCGTCGTCGGCCCCCGCTCCCGATCCTCGTTTCACCGAGATCCCGCTGAACCAGCCTGCGGCCACCCAGGTCGGGGCAGAACGCATCGCGGACGCGATGTCCGACGCCCCTGAGGCGCCGACGAAGAAGCTCCGCACGAGGTACCTCGTGGCGATCTACCTCGCGCAGCTGACCCTCTACGTCGCGTTCATCGTCCCTATCGCGTTCTCGCTCGCGGTACGGGTCGCACAGGTGGCTCCTGACAACCAGAACTCGGTCCTCGCTCTCGCCGTGGGCCTTCCCGGTCTCTTCGTCGTCCTCGGGACCCCGCTCGTGGGCGTCCTGAGCGATCGGACCCGTTCCCGGTTCGGCCGTCGTCGTCCGTGGCTCCTCTTCGGCAGCCTCCTGGGCCTCGTCGGGTCGTCGGCGATCGCCCTCACCGACGGCATCGCCGGACTCGTCATCGGCTGGTGCATCGCGTACACCGGCTACGGAGTCGTCTCGTCGATGCTGAACACGCACCTGGGTGACTCCCTGCCGGCCTTGCAGCGCGGACGTGTGATGGGAATCCTCGGCGCGATCACCCAGATCGCTCCGATCCTCGGCATCACCGTCGCCGGAGGCTTCGTCGCGAACCCGATCGGCCTGTTCCTGCTGCCGGCCGGCATCGCGTTCGTCGGCGGTCTGCTCTTCACCCTGGTGATGCGCGACCCCCAGTTCACCGGCGAACGTCCGCCGCTGAGACTCGCGAAGGTCTTCCAGGGCTTCTACTTCAACCCGCGCCGCTACCCGAACCTCGCCTGGGTCTGGATCAGCAAGGCCTTCGTCTTCCTCGCCATCTCGATGTCCGGTCTCTACGGCGTCTACCTCCTGACCAGCCGTCTCGAGCTGACCCCCGCCCAGGTCGGCGCCCTCCTGGCCGCCATCGGGATCCCTGGCGTCGTCACCGGCATCCTCGGCGCAGTCGGGGCCGGCTTCCTCTCCGACAAGCTCAAGACCCGCAAGCCCTTCCTGGTCTTCAGCGCCATCGTCCTCGGTGCGAGCATGATCGTGACCGGCACTGCGACGTCGATTCCCCAGTACGTCATCGGTGGCCTCATCCTCTCTCTCGCGATCGGGTGCTACGGCGCGGTCGACCAGGCGCTCGCGCTGGACGTCCTTCCGCGTGACACCGATGAGAACGGCCGCTTCCTGGCGATCATCGGCATCGGCAGCACGCTGCCGCAGGCGATCGGGCCCTTCATCGCCGGCGCCGTTCTCGCCCTCGGCGCCGGCAACTACACGGTCGTCTACTTCGCCGGCGCCGCCATCGCCGTGCTCGGAGCCCTCTTCATCATCCCCATCACGGCTGGCCGCCGGGCCGACCTCGCTACCCACAGCATCCAGGTCATGGATTGATCGCGGGTGGCAGGCGGTCACGCCTGCCACCCCACCTCCACGGCGTCCCGACCACCTGACGAACGACCCGTTCAATTTGAGCACGTCCACCACCGAGAGTTGCAGCGACCGCTGAGCACCGGCGCGACGGCCCCGCAGCAAGGAGCAGAACCATGACGACCACCGCATTCAATGACGGCTGGAGCGTCCGAGACAAGACGAGCATCTTCGAGAGCCTCCAGGGCGCCGCCGAGACCACGCCAGTCACGCTGCCGCACGACGCGCTCATCCACCGAGACCGCTCTGCCGACCCCGGACGCACCTCGCACACCGGCTACTTCCCCAGCGCGACGGTGGAGTACACGAAGACCATCGACATCCCCGAGGACTACCGGGACAAGCGTGTGACCCTCGAGCTGCAGGGCGTCCACCGGGACGCGATGGTCTACGTCAACGAGGTCTTCGCCGCGCAGCGTCCGTTCGGGTACTCCACCTTCTTCGTCCCGCTCGATGCCTTCCTGCACTACGGCGCCCCCAACACGATCCGCGTCGAGGCCCGCGCCCACGAGGACTCCCGCTGGTACACCGGCGTCGGCATCCACAGGGACACGCTGCTGCACGTCACGGAGTTCGTCCACATCACCCCCACCGGCGTGCAGATCACGACGCCGGACATCGACTCGCGCCGCGCCGTCGTCGAGATCGTCACGACGGTCCAGAACGAGAGCACCGGGACTGCCCAGCGCACGATCTCCACCGTCCTGCGCGACCCCGAGGGACACGTCGTCGCCACCGACACCGCCCCCCTCACCCTCCGTGCGGGAGCCGCCTCCGTCGCTCGCCAGCGGCTCTACGTCACGACTCCGCAGCTCTGGGACGTCGACAGTCCCTCCCTCTACACGGCCGCCACCACCCTCGCCGACACGGGGACCTCGGTCGAGGAGCGCGAGACGACGTTCGGCATCCGTACGCTCCAGCTCGATCCCGTCGACGGTCTGCGCATCAACGGGACGACCGTCAAGCTCCGTGGGGCGTGCCTCCACCACGACAACGGAATCCTCGGAGCCGCCACCATCGGCCGCGCCGAGGAGCGACGCGTGCAGCTGCTGAAGGACGCCGGGTTCAACGCGATCCGCAGCTCCCACAACCCGCTCAGCCAGGCGATGCTCGACGCCTGCGACCGTCACGGGATGCTCGTGATGGACGAGACCTTCGACATGTGGACCATCGGCAAGTCCGCCTTCGACTACTCCCTGTCCTTCCCGGAGTGGTGGGAACGCGACGTCGAAGCGCTCGTCGCCAAGGACTTCAACCACCCCTCGGTGATCTTCTACTCCATCGGCAACGAGATCCCCGAGACGGGGAACCCTCTCGGGTCCGACTGGGGCAGGAAGATCGCGGAGAAGATCCGGTCGCTCGACGAGACACGCTTCATCACGAACAGCATCAACGGATTCGTCGCCGCGATCACCGACGTCGCCCGCATGATGGCCGCCCAGCGCGAAGGGGAAGCTCCTGCCGGTGTGAACGCTGCGGGTGATTTCATGGGCGCGATCAACGCCTCCGACATGGTGACGGAGAAGACCGCCGAGTCCTTCGCCGCCGTCGACGTCGCCGGCATCAACTACGGCGAGACCCGGTACGTCGCCGACCGCGACGCCTTCCCCAACCGCATCATCGTCGGCACCGAGACCTTCCCCCGGAACATCGACGTCAACTGGCGCCTCGTCGAGGAGAACTCGCACGTCATCGGCGACTTCACCTGGACCGGCTGGGACTACCTCGGCGAGGTCGGGATCGGCCGCATCCAGTACCTCGCCGAGGGCGAGATGCCCGCCTTCGCAGCTCCCTACCCGTGGCTGGCTGCCTGGTGCGGGGACCTCGACATCACCGGCTTCCGCCGTCCCATGTCCTACTACCGGGAGACGGTCTTCGGGCTCCGTCACGAGCCCTACATCGCGGTGCGCCCGCCGCAGCACCACGACGCGCAGGCGTTCCCCAGCCCCTGGGCGTGGTCCGAAGCCGTCGCTGGCTGGACCTGGGACGTCCGGACCGGCTCTCCCACGACCGTCGAGGTCTACAGCGACGCCGACGAGATCGAACTGCTCCTCAACGGCGACAGCATCGGACGCGCCCCCACGGGCCGCGACCACAGCTACCGCACGACCTTCGAGGTGCCCTACGCGCCCGGCCAGCTGACCGCCGTAGCCCTCACCGCCGGAGAAGAAGTGAGCCGGGCGAGTCTGCGGACCGCCGCCGGAAGTGCTCGCCTGCAGGTGCTGGCCGACCGTGACCACCTCGTCGACGACACGTCCGACCTCAGCTTCGTCACGATCGAGTTCCGCGACGCCGACGGCACCCTCATCACCGGTGCCGACCGCGCCGTCCGGGTCGAGGTCAGCGGCGCCGCGGTCCTCCAGGGCCTCGGAAGCGCTCGCCCAGACCCCACCGAGAAGTACGACGCGGACACGCACACCACCTTCCAGGGGCGCCTGCTCGCCATCGTCCGGCCTACCGGAGTCGGACCCGTCAGCGTGCAGGTGACCGCCGACGGTGTCGAGGCCGCCACCCTCTCCCTCGACGTGGCCGCGGCGGGCGCCGAGCCAGCCCACGAGACCGTCCTCGACCCGGCCATCGGCCGATGAGCACCCAGGAGCAGCACATGCCGACATTCCGTCCCGGATTCCTCTGGGGAGCCGCCTCAGCCCCCCACCAGATCGAGGGCAACAACCTCGCCAGCGACTGGTGGCGCAACGAGGGCATCATCCCCGGTCTCGAGCCCAGCGGTGATGCCGTCGACAGCTACCACCGTTACCGCGAGGACATGCAGCTGCTCGCCGCCGCGGGCCTGGACACCTACCGCTTCGGCATCGAGTGGGCGCGGATCGAGCCGCGCGCCGGCCAGGTGTCACGGGCCGAGCTCGCGCACTACCGTCGGATGATCGACACCGCCCTCGAGCTGGGCCTCACCCCGGTCATCACCCTGAACCACTTCACGGTCCCGCTGTGGTTCGCGGAGGAGGGCGGCTGGACCGGTGACACGGCCCACGAGCGGTGGGGCAGCTTCGTCGACACCGTGATCCCGATCCTCACCGGAGTCGAGTGGATCATCACCTTCAACGAGCCGAACATGCTCTCGATGATGCTCAACGCGCAGAACGTCTTCGCGGATGCCGACGCGGACACCGGCGACTGGGTCAGCCCCACCGTCGAGGACCAGGAGAACACGGGGCGGGCGGCGATGCTCCCCGACCCGGACCCGGAGATCGGACGCCGTCTCGCCGAGCTGCACCACGCGGTGCGCGACCGGCTGCGCGAGCGCACCGGAGCGAAGGTCGGCTGGAGCATCGCCTGCCTGGCCCTGACCGCAGCCCCCGGCGGCGAGGAGACCCTCGAGAAGGTCCGCTACGTCTGGGAGGACCTCTACCTCGAGGCGTCCCGTGACGACGACTTCCTCGGCGTGCAGGCATACTCCTCGCAAGCTGTCGACAGCAAGGGCCTCGTCGCCCACCCGCCGCACCCGGACAACACCCTCACGGGCGCGGCCTACCGCCCCGACGCGCTGGGCATGGCCGTCCGCCATGCCGCCGACGTCGCACGGGTACCGATCCTGATCACGGAGAACGGCATCGCGACCGCGGACGACTCCCGCCGCATCGACTACATCGACGGCGCACTCGCAGG
This genomic interval from Frigoribacterium sp. Leaf415 contains the following:
- a CDS encoding TnsA-like heteromeric transposase endonuclease subunit; its protein translation is MAEESPPSPAGLGFKAPVGIPPRNKRSLSWPALPVEELRTGAWVQFRPKRDTSISKPLTDLQASDLLDVYPAREPANYRGRRPTTGAFWSSTMQDIVLYESLLERETVMMADFDPRILHVISQPFRLTALVGGKVRTHTPDYALLGIDAAVDVLNCKPEHLLTDPKVEELHAWVHRAITQAGLRHRVVSELPQPRSTNLAFLSHMRNPRWRAGLPLDVVAAAAERPVTIDALVNAMAPDLAPEISLSCVRALLWLQILVTDLDTALSGASMVRLSDA
- a CDS encoding Mu transposase C-terminal domain-containing protein; amino-acid sequence: MPDALALIIAIGSTVVHRGQNWKIESLSQGKAVITRRSKMPVEMDLGELVAAQPQEHRTAAARRLRYAQSFTTFDMMPADVQSAAADRAGHIRELETGYRSGTAAVALAHEPRDEYNPSLVPQLGKRQAAKATELGISQRSVRAWCDEFRKGGETALTRQSRFRPRVSFPSVDPRLIAEVRAIVAEAKTETRPVTSVLIAAAFANLPDVPRPSMPTMYRLVNECQSGSGMQAGISKTRASINARPSKRNNHRHLIYPGQVVQLDTTVLDVFCVDPDGGQPFRPELTVAIDQYTRCILAMVIARTTTSAHVASLIAEILQPKPLDPAWPGNPVWPYHGVPGAVLYTAHDEQQPRFGPVVTPETIVVDNGKVFTGKELKRLAALIGFSLEPTRPASGFSKAQVERFFGTMTRGALAPLRGYVGGGTESTLGDPASQAFFTPTEVLGYLRQWVATNYHLTPQKDLYPPNNEFGGRSPFQMYDVGIATSGFVRAPADVNLRFQILPSQLRDIRHGPIRLNNRKYNAPVLRDFAGRKSAYPGGKWPIHWDTNDIKTVWLQDDDHNFHPVPWTEGVDLPAPFSDIARKIVDEQRRSVLSDLQTRTEGQTDLLKFNRYATDNVYPSPKPKKTKKATTKRHVEAAADFTIAKGKNAVETLQHSGVGKEEQPLPPGFDHVSGYQTGSKTR
- a CDS encoding AAA family ATPase; protein product: MQAEKWNKERALFHANPPFVHTPQADLLLEAMDFLVTSNHQAIDEAKPALLLDGRAGQGKSAVMRHYLHSFHKEQAELRQRVQAPARGSRPIDVVHISMRSATNERGLAERLRDFLELPPFKTNERAMTNAVIDALFACNVKIVAIDELHFMGRSVAAGHRMSNYLKDLLNQSPCTFFFAGNDVLGSEIFRKNGQPDAAGEQFLSLVQPHAVRPFAIGDRNPEWMRTLAAIEGNLRLTRQQDGDLFYRCADVVWALTSGSWRSLAQLINQACARAIATGEERLTPELLLKIPLNALSATQSPKLLATLGDGTWTSLPEPANA
- a CDS encoding TniQ family protein is translated as MPRVLHLAIVVWPEEGESFQSWIRRYSSRLKVSALQLYQCFAFTQDETRLVASTHGFKFTAGILKKLSEATAIPADVLRATAFDRFDHMPSLEFDEDNRLKRLRNWVKGTHSRYCPQCLSESGGAFQLTWQLGWTFVCTRHHSVLQDWCWSCQGPISVMAPPGLVSPASSFCFRELEAGENKRRERCDADLTEGHAEPLPVDHPVVQAQIFVSAFFEQGNVPDQRLDISDLRAMCLAVLAVTDRAALEQAANLSSGELAGLEPDSRRVGAVVPSDALFFGALICAAKPLLTGTEKAEFRLLRELVFSKTGKGSATAWWKNGPTEVINTFGGSEHTRRRIAHAIDADLTSRQRIWFASATPASSETAVAGVDLPDTLWGEWLYALNPGGPRRINEVRRTLDATVKQYGGAYKAGRPEEGGFAAAEKQDTAADISSLILADNSGSSGDFIEAIAYLFDAAGKTRPRLSYNIRKSLVRAEDPNFFPLEHLVALRKSVGARVDVAPRYSQARAYAYERLTGSYLDLMPQRMRRIDGLTYRRPHMTDFLLGLSAQLKEAIDHYLGLILEEADLEAPIHEMPALDLLPTRLQPGGRIDELNLKSFHELLERGVRTVVGLGRSAGISAETVPLVAAARPPHYRSQHSSTADWAGLRRDIRASHVVRHPCASRSRI
- a CDS encoding LacI family DNA-binding transcriptional regulator yields the protein MVTTSRDVALHAGVSRSTVSEILNGRGGKFAVATREKVEQAARELKYQPSAAARSLVRGTSDLVVALIPNTTFGVNLQDILEKATEELAEHGLTLLLRFSTPSPEMFDRLISTANPRGVLSFMPFSVKEQEIMRSRGVQFIASSPLDSHSGTNYDIGRLQVRYLTERGHRQVAFARLLDARQDVFGDERESGVRDECQAQGLPSPTILKLGVNRDEALAALDSLAPAPVAIACYNDDIATALLSAATIRGRQVPEEIALIGMDNTPISQVVVPRLTTIDYPASEAAHLTVAGFLSAITGDAVEASDLHLALRVVEGETS